The DNA window TGCTCCGCCGCCACCTGGTTTATTTTCAACCGTGATTGGTTTTTCGATTAATTTCGTATCATTCATTGTTTTGGCAATGGATCGTGCTGTTAAATCCCAACCGCCTCCAGCACCAGATGGAGCAACTAATGTAATATTATTCTTCGGATAGTCAGAAGATGAGCTTCCGCTTCCCCCTTCATCTGATGAACACGCTGCTAATCCGATTGACAATGAAGCTACTAAAGCAACAGACGATAATTTCTTCCACATTCTCACCGTAAATCCCCCTTAACCCCTAATTATGATAGCGTTTTCATACGCTTAGATATAATTTATCAAAACATTAAGCAAACTCAATGCTTTTGGTGATAAGTTGGATAATGATGATTAAGCTCATTTTGTTCATATTGTTCACGATGACTGAATGAAATATCTCCGTTCCGGTCTGCCCACTGTTCCGTAAGTCAACTCTGCATAAACTAGCCTTTCGGATACTAGATATTCCAAATAGCGTCTTGCAGTGGAACGGCTCACACCCACTTGTAAGCCAAGTGATTCGGCAGTAATCCCTTCCTTAATTGTTTGAATCTGATTTACTATTTTATCTTTTGTCATTGGATCGATTCCTTTTGGAGGAATGGACTCTGTATGATTTATTGGCGTTACTGTATTGTTCCAAAGTGACTTGATAAGCTCTTCTTGGACATTTCCTTTGCCCGTAAGAATATCTCTTTTGGCTTTATAAGCGTGTAGACTTTCTTTGAATTTTTCAAACGTTAATGGTTTTAACATATAATCCGCTACGCCACTTCGAAATGCTTTTTTCACAATATCTGCCTCTGCAGCTGCAGTGATGAAAATAATATCCGTATCTGGACTATGCTCCTGAATAACAGATAATAAGTCCGTACCTAAAGTATCCGGTAGGTACACATCCAATAAGACAAGGTCTGGCATATAAGAAATAATCCAATCCTTTGCCTCTTCCCCTGTATTGGCAGAACCGATAACCTGAAACCCTTCTATCTTTTCAATAAATCGTCTATGAATGTCAGAAATTCTTTTATCATCTTCCACTATTAATATTTCAATTTGCTTTGTCATGTAAATACCCCCTTTTTGGAATAGAAACGATAAACAGTGCTCCTCCCAGATCCCCTCTTTCTAGAGCAATAGAACCGCCTAAATCATCCAAATTTTCCTTTACCTTTACTAAGCCGTATCCACGATTCTCACCACTTTTTGTGGATACTTTCTCCTTCCAAACAACATCTAGTACTTTCTCTGATATCCCCTTACCAGAGTCTTCTACTTCAATTAATATTTCTTCCCCATTATCGAAAATTAACACACGAACAACACGCTCTTCTTCAGGAAAACACTCTACTGCTTCAAACCCATTTGTCACTAAGTTTCCTATAATCGAAACAAAGAGATGCTTTTGTAAATGTTTTGGTAAATTCTCTAAGTAACTATCTTCATCTAAAATAAACCGCACCTTCAATTCCTTCGCACGATTTAAAAAACCAATGACAATCCCACCGAGAAACGGATCTCGCAACCGCTTAGTCATAAATTGAATTAAGGATTGGTGTTCCGCAGTCTCCACATGGATTAAACTAAGTGCTTCATCATAAGAATTTAATTGTATAAGCCCTGAAATGGTATATAGAAAGTTATTATACTCATGTGTTTGCGCACGTAATGCTTCCGTATATTGCTTCACTTGTGACAGCTCTTCCGCTAGACGATCGATATCAGATTGAAGACGGAAACTAGACACTGCTCCTACAATTTCGTCGCCTACACGAATTGGAATACGATTGACAATTACTTTTTTTCCCCTGATTTCCATCGGACGATCTAATTGCCCTTCCCCTGATGCCATCACATGCGGAAGATTCGTATTCGGTATTACCTCCCAGATGTTTCGACCAACTAATTCTGTTTGTTCCGGTAACGATAATATTTCATGTGCTGCTAGATTCACCATGGTAATAATGCCATTCGCATCAACCATAATAATTCCTTCCCGAACAGATTCTATTAATGCATTACGTTCTGTAAATAAATTCGCAATTTCCGATGGCTCCAAATCAAACAATTCTTTCTTTATATTGCGAGCTAATATACTAGAGCCTATGATTCCTATCAATATAGCTATTACAACGATGTATGTGATATTATCGACATATTGCATAAATATGGTAGAAATATTATCTTTTAAAAAACCTACTGAAATGATTCCAATAATTTCTCCATTTTCATCCATTACCGGCGCCTTCCCCCGAAGAGCCGTTCCAAGTGTACCTGTCGCTTCCGATATATAGGACTTCCCGAACTGTAGTGCTTGCTCATTATCATCGCCGACCATTTTTTGTCCGATTCTTTCCACTACGGGATGCGCATAGCGGATGCCGTCTTTATTGCCAATAACAACATACTCTGCTCCTGTACTCTCTTCAATAGCAGAAGCGATTGGTTGCAATACCTCCGTTGGATTTTCCACTTGGAAACCAGCTACAATATCTGGTCGTTCCGCTGTTGTGATCGCGATACTTAGCGCTCTCTCCCCTATTTGCCGTTCAATAGCATTTGAAATAATAAAGTAAAAAGATATGCCGATCACAATTGCCACTAAAGTTACAAAAAGTGCTCCAAATCTGAAAATACGTGCTTGTAAAGAACTCTTTTTCATACTACCCCCACAAAATATTCGAAATATAAATCACAATCGTTACTGTAATACAGCTAACGACTGTTGAAAACAACACAATCTGTGCTGCTAAATTGGCTTCTATATCGTACTCCAGTGCAAGCGTGGAGCTATTCCGAGAGGTCGGAAATGCGCTTGCGATAAATAATGATTGCGCCACTACCCCTTCAATGCCCATCAACAGGATCAACCCAAGCGCAAGGATCGGACCTAAGATTAATCGACCAAACGTGCTTGTTAATATAACCTTATTAAATATCGTTTTAATATCGAGTTGAGCTAATTGCGCACCCAACGTAATGAGCGCAATTGAAATAAACGCATTCGCTAAATAATCAAGCGGAATTCGCAAAAAGATAGGAATACCGATATCCCAAAAATTCATCACTGCCCCAAGGATCAACGCATGAACAAGAGGTAATCGAAGCAAGCTACGCAAAATATCTAACCCCGACTTGGTAGAAGAAATTAAATTATATAAGCCATATGTATACGTAATAATGTTTTGAAAAATCACAATGATAATTTGAATTGACGTACCAAGAGGATTCGCGGCGAATAGCATCTGGCTAACAGGTATACCATAATTACCGGAGTTTATTAAAACAATACTATTTTTGTATATGGCTGATTGATTTCTATTTAACCTTAGGAGTTTACTAATGATAGAACTCAATACCATTAAACAAATACTGAAAATCACCAAGTAGATGACAATTTCACTCAATACCCCTGCATTCACTTTTGTTTCATAAATATTAATAAAAACAGCAGCCGGCATTAAACAATACGTAATCAAATTTGATAACGCCTTCAAGTTAAACTGAAACTTCAGCTGCAGACCTGCTCCAATCCCAAGCATAATCAGAATAGGGGCAACCACTTGAAAAAACACCATTCCCAAATATACCATCCGAATTGCTCCTTTCAAACCTCCCCACATTATCTCATTCTTTCAAATTTTCTGCTATACGTCATTTTGTGTAGAATGATGCCGACAGGATGAAGCGCTACATCCGCAATCATGGTGAACGGTCATACATTTGCTTATGCAATCACAAGTTTAATTATCCAGACGTATTTTTTTCCATACGGTCACAATTTTTTATATCCGATCATATTTCTAATTTTCCGGTCATCAATATAGCTCCCAACATGAAGTCAGGAGCTCCTTCTCCTATTATTAACTCCCCTCCTGTAATTGACCGCTCATTTTCTGCAAGTTACTCCTCCATTATTGCCAGTCACCGAAAAACGGCAGACCTCCATACATTTCCGACATACACTTGGAGTACAAAGAAAATTATTGGAGGGTTCGCAGTGAATATCATCGAAGTCAGCAATCTTAAAAAAGCGTACGGTACGAACAATGTGTTACAAGGGGTGGAATTTCAAGCAAAGGCTGGTGAAGTAATTGGAGTCATCGGAAAAAACGGGGCTGGTAAATCAACCTTTTTAGAAATACTCATGACGATTAAGCAGTACGACGCGGGGAAAGTCGTTGTTTTGGAGAACGATATTAAGTCTATATCGACCAATCGATTAGAGGAAGTTCGAAAACAAATTTCCGTCGTATTGCAGCCAACTCAGTTTTATAAAATGTTGAAAGTGGAGGAATTGTTGAAGCTTTTTAAGTCGTATTACAAATCATCGGTCGATATTAAACAAATTATGGTTGACTTTAAATTGGAGCCTTATCGTAAGAAGTACTTCGATAAGCTTTCGGGTGGCTGGAAGCAAATCGTGAGTCTTGCTATCGCATTTTTATCTGAACCGAAACTGCTTATATTGGATGAACCAACTACCGGACTAGACCCACATATGCGCAACATTCTTTGGTCTTACATTACGGAATACAATAATCGTACTGGTGGCACGGTCATTTTGACGACACATAATATGGATGAAATTGAGCTTTATTGCGATAAGGTAATGTTGATCAATAACGGGGTCAATGAAGTGTTCGATACAACAGAAGGAATTTTAGCATCCGGTTATAGTTCGATCCATGAATTTTATCTGAAGAAAGTATCTATTTAAGGGGGAGAAAACATGTTAATCACACAATTAAAATATGACTTATTAATGTTTTCAAGGGAGATTTTTTATTTAGTATTTAGCGTTTTTGTACCGCCCGCAGCGTATATTTTCATGGGGCAATTGTTTGGGGACCAAAGTTATGCTGGCTTAAGTTATGCACAAACGTACACCCCTTCCTATATTTTGCTCATTACGTTTACTGTCGTCTTCTTTGCTTACGGTTTTGACCAGGTGACCCATCGCACAACGGGAGTAGAGAAACGAATTAGGCTTTCACCTGTTTCGAAAACTACACTCTTGCTGTCTAGTATCATCCGTTCGACTATCATTACTAGCTTAGGATATGTGCTCATTTACGCAATCGGCATGGTTATGTATGATTTGCAGTTCCGGTTCATGGAGGCACTCGCTTCTTATGGATTCTTCATCTTACTAAATGCAGCGCTTCTCATTATGGCATCTGCCATTTATTCCTTCTTTAAGAATATGAATAGTGCTTTAGTGTTCTCCATTGTGAGTTTCCAAGTCGTTATGTTTACGGGTGGTTTTGCCATGCCGATTAACCTAATGCCAAAGTTTATTCAAGTCATTGCAGACTTTAATCCGTTGTATCATATGAATACATTATTTATCGCTGTATGGAATGGTCAGCTAATATTAGACAATAGTACACTCCTCTCCATTGGCTACATTCTTGTACTTGTCATTATCTCTTTAGTAGTTATCAGTATCATGAATAAACGAAAAAATTGACAGACAATTAAAAAATAAACGGTTACACTATGAAAGAGAGGGGTGTCCGTGAATGAAAGTATCATTAAACATTGATAGTGATTTTAAAGAAACAAAAGTAAAGATTGAAACTCCAGAGTTAAGTGATTCTGTGCAAGAGATTCTCGACTTTATCAAGGGACACGAAACCCAATTCCTTGTTGGAAAAGTTGGCGAAATGCAGCACATTTTAAAACCTGGTGAAATTCACTATTTCCATACCGAAAATGAAGGAGTTGTCGCTATAACTACTTCTGGTTCCTATAAATTAAAAGAGAAACTGTACGAATTGGAGGAAATGCTTCCTTCCAATAAATTTATCCGCCTTTCGAAATCAGTCATTGCAAACTTACATGAATTAAGTCGTTTTGAGGCATCGTTTAACGGAACACTTTGTGTGTATTTTAAATCGGGTGCTAAAGAATATGTCTCCCGAACTTACGTCAATGCTATTAAAGAGGCCTTGAAGATGAACAGGAGGAAAAATGAATGAAAACCTTTCTATTTAGAAGTATGATTGGCATTTTCTTCGGTGCATTCATTGCTGTGCTTTCCACAAATGCAGTCGTCCTATTTAGTGGGAGAGAAATGCTCGATGGTCAATTGTTCTTAAAAAACTCATTAGGGAGTATCGCGTGTGGATGGCTATTCTCCGTATCCTCTCTTTACTTTGAAATTCCAAATCTGCGATTATCCCAACAGACTGCTCTTCATTTTATGACAGCCGTTATTCTATACTTCCTGTTAGCTTTTGGAATTGGCTGGATCCCTTTTCATTTGACTAGCTTTTTAGTTGCAATCGTCCTTTTCATTACAGTCTATGTCGTACATTGGCTATCTTTCTATCTATATTTCAAATCGCAAGCGAAGAAGTTAAATGAAGAATTGGATTTGCTATAACTAGAATCATATCTTTGTTTTTATATCCGGTCATAACAAGAGCTCTCAACATTGCGCTGAGAGCTCTATTTTGCCATTCAAACCAAACATTAGAACACTCACTACACTGACTTTCTATACCACAAAATAAAGTTTATTTAAAAGAATGAGTATTTTCTTCCATGTTTACTCATAGGTATGATATAGGAATGACTACCGCCAACTAAACATCTTCCTTTGCCAATACATCTTATGTACTTAAGGAGAACTTATTTGAAATTGATAAAACTATATAAGCTATATTTTTTTGATCTCCTCTTTAAAATTCCATGGATAATTTCAGGAGCCATACTCACAGCTATTAGTCTTGAAGTGATTTTATTACCAAACGGTTTGATTGATGGAGGCATTACAGGTATTTCCATTATGCTTTCTGAAAAACTAGGATTTTCGTTAAGTATTTTACTTTTCTTCTTAAATATCCCCTTTGTCCTTTTAGGTTATAAACATTTAGGGAAACGTTTTGCTTTTTCAGCTACACTAGGTATCTTTTCTTTAACGATTGCAACAGGTGTTTTAGAAAAATTCCCACTTTACCTTGAAGGGAATTCAATATTAATCATAATTATAGGTGGGATTTTACTGGGAATGGGGATAGGGATTGTCCTTCGTAATGGAGGGGCTTTAGATGGTACTGATGTGTTAGCATTACTTTTCTCAAGTAAAACGTCATTTTCTGTGGGAGAATCCATTCTTGCAATTAATATCTTCATTTTTATTTTTGCTTTACTCCTATTTGGATGGAAAGGTGCTTTAATTTCAATAATTACTTATTTTATTGCAACGACTGTTATTGATTTCGTCCGGATTTAGAATTTCCAAAGAATGAATTATGAATTTTGAACGTATAGTAACATAATCCATGGCCTCGGATTTCTTTATTAAGAACTTTACTTTGTTAAGGCTTCTTCTGCATTTTTAAAACTTAGTTCAAATCGGTCACTCATATACCTCACCCCTTTGCCTTCAACTAAGCCGCCCCTTTAGTTGAACAAGAAAAAGAGTTGCATTATAACGTAATGCTCTTCCGCTAAAGCCCCGTTAGCCATCCATGAAGCACCACTCTTTTACTCTTTTTTAAATATGTACGTACAAGAAAGGATCAAGTTTTATCAAATAGGTTTAAAAGAGATCTATGCATTATGATAAAACTGCAGTTGTCCCACTAGATTTCACTACTCGATTGCATGCAATGAAAGAAAAGATTGACGGAGATATATTTAAACAAGCCGGCATTTCTTCGGACGAGCTTGTGGCAGAGATCGATAACGTCCTAGCAGTTACAGAAGAAGTTAATGCAAAAGTAGCAAAGGTAAATGAAGACTACTTAGATTCTCTGACTGAAGGAGATACACAAAAAACTAAAAAACTATATGATGAAAGCCGAGAGTTGAACAGTGGCTTGCTTGCTGCATTTACGTATGCAGAAGATCATTTTGTGAAAGAGGTTGGGCGAGATACTGACTAAGTTGAAATAAAAAGTAAGCTGTCCCATGAGTTGATTTTTAACTCGGGGACAGCTTTTTTTGATAATGGTTGGTCACGTTTTGGGCTAGGACATACGCTTTTTAGCGGCTTTACCACATAATCTATTTTAGTTTAGTTGACGTATCACTTTCCCATCAAGAAATGCTTGAATGTCCTCCACTGCTTCTCGAAAATATGTGCTGTAATTTCCCTCACTCACATAGCCGAGATGTGGAGTTGCCAACACATTTTGGAGCGTGCGGTAAGGATGATTTGCCGGAAGTGGCTCCATGTCAAACACATCTATCCCTGCTCCCGCAATCCAGTTTTCACGTAGTGCTTCTATTAATGCCTCTTGGTCGACAATGGCTGCTCGAGATGTATTAATCAAATAAGCTGAGTTTTTCATGAGCTTTAATTCATTTGTACCAATCAATCCTCTTGTTCGATCACTCAGCACAAGATGAATCGAAACAAAGTCGCTCGTCTCTAGAAGTTCTTCTTTAGATGTTGCTAGCTGCACACCATACTTGTCTGCCTGCTCTTTAGTTAGGTTTTGACTCCATGCAATAACTTCCATACCAAATGCTTGAGCAATTACAGCCATTCGAATTCCTATTTTCCCAAGCCCTAGTATTCCTAGACGCTTGCCGTATAGGTCTGCCCCTACCGTACTTTGCCAAGGCCCATTGTTTCGAAGCTCTTTGTTTTCTTTTGTAATTTGGCGAGCAAGATTTAATAACAGGGCCCAAGTTAACTCTGTCGGTGGCTCCGACATACTCGCAGTACCACAGACAATTACACCTTGTTTTGTTGCTACAGTGAGGTCGATTGATGCATTTCTCATACCAGATGTGATAAGTAATTTTAGTTTCGGGAGTTGATCCATAAGAGAAGCAGTAAAGGGTGTTCGCTCGCGCATAATAACTACTATATCAAAATCACAAATTGCTTCGATTAGCTGGTCTTCCCTTTCAAAATGATTCGTGAAGGATTGTACCTCAACCCTATCGGATATAATAGCCCAGTCCGCCATATTTAGTGCTACATGTTGATAATCATCTAGAACTGCGCAACGCATTTTCATCCTTCCTACTCCCCCAAACAATTTATTTAAAATAATCTACCACAATTTGCATGATTAATAGAACTGTAATTATTCGAAGTAGTGGTTTAACATGTTGTGATTTTAATTTTCTTGCTAATCGTACTCCAAGCTGGGCACCTACAATTGCTCCTAGCATTAAAGCAAGTGTTAGCGGCCAAATAATCTTACCTGTGGATATATACGTAATGGATGCACCAAAGCAACTGGCGAATACTCCAATGCGAGACAGACCAACCGCACGAATATAAGCAATCTTTTGGCTTGCATATAAATACATGGCAAGTGTGCTGCTCCCTGGCCCAAACATGCCATCGTACATACCAATTCCAAGTAATGCAGGCCCTGTTTTTTTATTCACACGTAAAGATTCTGTTCCTTCAAAGTTTCCTTTTCCTATGAAGGAAGTAATAAATGCAAAACTGAGTAATACAATTGCGATTATGGTCAATGTTTCGCCGGTCAAAAATGAGGCGATAAGTCCGCCTAAAATACCTCCACCTAAACAAAACGCCACAACCGAAAGCGCTTCTTTGGTTGTAACTTCCTTCTGTTTAAATATAACAAGGAAGCTAGTAAGTGAACTGACTGTATTGGATACTTTGTTCGCACCAATTGCTGAGTGAACAGGTAGGCCCATAAGTAGCATCGTTGGTAAGCTAATAAGCCCTCCCCCTCCTACTAATGTGCCGACGACATTTCCTACAACTCCTACCATAAAAAAGAGGATAAATTCCATTGTAGAGCCTTCTTTCCAAACGTTCTAATGTAGATTTAGCATACCTCTCTATTATCGATAAGTAAATTCGATTGTCTGTATCGATTGCCATTTGAAAAACTTATCGATTTTTAGAAGGTGAATGTATAAAGAAAAGGGAAGTATTATTATAGGAGGGATTCATATGAAGAGGTTATTACTCTTATCGTTTATTTTATTCGGCTGTACGAATGAAGAAATAGTTGCAGAAAAAGTTGCTACCAATTTAAACACTCCATGGTCTATTAATCAATATGAAGATACCTTCTATATATCCGAGCGTGTCGGAACGATTGCTAAAATAACGAGTGATGGCAAGGTTGTGCATGAGGATGTGAGGCTTTCTAATGATTTATCTAATGCTTCAGAAGCCGGTTTACTTGGATTTGTATTGAAGCGTAATTTTGCCAATTCACAGGAAGCATTCGCTTACTACACCTACGATCAAAATGGAGATGCCTTCAATCGCGTCGTAACAATAAAACGGATAGATGGGGCTTGGCATGAAACAGCAATTCACCTAGACGGGATTCCTACAGGCAATATCCATCACGGCGGTCGACTAGAAATCGGACCTGATGGCCTTCTATACGTAACGATAGGGGATGCAGGTAATCCCGATAACGCTCAGGATCATACAACATATAACGGAAAGATTTTGCGAATGAAGGAGGATGGCTCTTTCGAAATCTTTTCCACAGGACATCGAAATCCACAGGGACTAGCTTGGGATTCGAACGGCACACTTTACGAAGCAGAACATGGGCAAACGGCAAATGATGAAATAAATCGAATCGAACAAGGGAAAAACTATGGTTACCCAGTTATTCAAGGGACTAAAACAAAAGAGGGATTAGAGACACCAATCATTACTTCCGGTAACAATGAAACGTGGGCTCCTTCGGGTATTACTTTCCACAAAGGAAAACTATATGTTGCTACTTTAAGGGGTGAAGCAATCAAGGTTATTGATCTACCCACAAATAAAGTCGAGCGTTCGATCATAGGATTCGGACGTGTACGTGATGTATTTTCTGACGGAGAATCGCTTTACTTTATTACGAATAATACGGATGGTCGTGGGTCACCAAGCGCAGATGACGATGTGTTATATAAATTAAATGAGTAATGAGATCAAGAACTCGCTTTTTGATTAAATATAACATCTAGGTGATTCCGTTGCAGGCGGACGCTTTCCGCGGGCGGTCCGTGAGCCTCCTCTGGCCGACAGGATGTTGGTCACAAAGGCGTTGCCACACGAGGTGGCGTTCTTAGCCTTTGTTCCTATGTGCGCTCCTGCGGGGTCTCACCTGGACGCGCTTTTCCCGCTGGAGTCGCCGTCTTCCACTCCAATCACCATAAAATAAATACTCAAGTTAATTTCATAAATAGTACTTTGTCATTAAAATACGAATATCTATGACTTCGTTGGTTGAAGCGACAGGCGGTGACTCCAGCGGGATGAGTGAGACAGATAAGGCATCATAAACGACGCGTAGCGGCGGTGACGGCTTATCGCTCACCCCGCGGAAAGCTTCCGCCTATAATGGAAATCAACTATATTGATGTATCAGGTGTAGGGGATTTTTTTATTCAACTGGAATCGGCAACTTCAAGCTCATAGCGATTTGTACACCAGATCTTCCAGTAAATCGCTTACCTTCATCGATAAATCCTGATTGTAGATAGACTGATTGCGCTGCTTTATTTGCTTCATTCACACCAAGTACAATTTGATTTACATGAGGAAAATGTTTTGCTGTAAACGCAGGTAGTAGCCTCATCGATTTTTTAGCAATACCACGCCCTTGAAAGTCTGGATGAACTGAATACCCTCTAAGTAATATACTATCTTGCTCTTCTGTATAGTTAAATTTATCGTCTCCAGTATATAGCACAAAGAAGCCAGCCACTTTCTCCTCTTCCAATATAACAATTGGATTGTACGTAGGTGTATTTTCACTTCGAACTAGTAATTTAAGTGGATGTGCTGTG is part of the Psychrobacillus sp. FSL H8-0483 genome and encodes:
- a CDS encoding YitT family protein; translation: MKLIKLYKLYFFDLLFKIPWIISGAILTAISLEVILLPNGLIDGGITGISIMLSEKLGFSLSILLFFLNIPFVLLGYKHLGKRFAFSATLGIFSLTIATGVLEKFPLYLEGNSILIIIIGGILLGMGIGIVLRNGGALDGTDVLALLFSSKTSFSVGESILAINIFIFIFALLLFGWKGALISIITYFIATTVIDFVRI
- a CDS encoding D-2-hydroxyacid dehydrogenase family protein; amino-acid sequence: MKMRCAVLDDYQHVALNMADWAIISDRVEVQSFTNHFEREDQLIEAICDFDIVVIMRERTPFTASLMDQLPKLKLLITSGMRNASIDLTVATKQGVIVCGTASMSEPPTELTWALLLNLARQITKENKELRNNGPWQSTVGADLYGKRLGILGLGKIGIRMAVIAQAFGMEVIAWSQNLTKEQADKYGVQLATSKEELLETSDFVSIHLVLSDRTRGLIGTNELKLMKNSAYLINTSRAAIVDQEALIEALRENWIAGAGIDVFDMEPLPANHPYRTLQNVLATPHLGYVSEGNYSTYFREAVEDIQAFLDGKVIRQLN
- a CDS encoding DUF3021 domain-containing protein produces the protein MKTFLFRSMIGIFFGAFIAVLSTNAVVLFSGREMLDGQLFLKNSLGSIACGWLFSVSSLYFEIPNLRLSQQTALHFMTAVILYFLLAFGIGWIPFHLTSFLVAIVLFITVYVVHWLSFYLYFKSQAKKLNEELDLL
- a CDS encoding PQQ-dependent sugar dehydrogenase, with amino-acid sequence MKRLLLLSFILFGCTNEEIVAEKVATNLNTPWSINQYEDTFYISERVGTIAKITSDGKVVHEDVRLSNDLSNASEAGLLGFVLKRNFANSQEAFAYYTYDQNGDAFNRVVTIKRIDGAWHETAIHLDGIPTGNIHHGGRLEIGPDGLLYVTIGDAGNPDNAQDHTTYNGKILRMKEDGSFEIFSTGHRNPQGLAWDSNGTLYEAEHGQTANDEINRIEQGKNYGYPVIQGTKTKEGLETPIITSGNNETWAPSGITFHKGKLYVATLRGEAIKVIDLPTNKVERSIIGFGRVRDVFSDGESLYFITNNTDGRGSPSADDDVLYKLNE
- a CDS encoding sensor histidine kinase, with product MKKSSLQARIFRFGALFVTLVAIVIGISFYFIISNAIERQIGERALSIAITTAERPDIVAGFQVENPTEVLQPIASAIEESTGAEYVVIGNKDGIRYAHPVVERIGQKMVGDDNEQALQFGKSYISEATGTLGTALRGKAPVMDENGEIIGIISVGFLKDNISTIFMQYVDNITYIVVIAILIGIIGSSILARNIKKELFDLEPSEIANLFTERNALIESVREGIIMVDANGIITMVNLAAHEILSLPEQTELVGRNIWEVIPNTNLPHVMASGEGQLDRPMEIRGKKVIVNRIPIRVGDEIVGAVSSFRLQSDIDRLAEELSQVKQYTEALRAQTHEYNNFLYTISGLIQLNSYDEALSLIHVETAEHQSLIQFMTKRLRDPFLGGIVIGFLNRAKELKVRFILDEDSYLENLPKHLQKHLFVSIIGNLVTNGFEAVECFPEEERVVRVLIFDNGEEILIEVEDSGKGISEKVLDVVWKEKVSTKSGENRGYGLVKVKENLDDLGGSIALERGDLGGALFIVSIPKRGYLHDKAN
- a CDS encoding sulfite exporter TauE/SafE family protein — protein: MEFILFFMVGVVGNVVGTLVGGGGLISLPTMLLMGLPVHSAIGANKVSNTVSSLTSFLVIFKQKEVTTKEALSVVAFCLGGGILGGLIASFLTGETLTIIAIVLLSFAFITSFIGKGNFEGTESLRVNKKTGPALLGIGMYDGMFGPGSSTLAMYLYASQKIAYIRAVGLSRIGVFASCFGASITYISTGKIIWPLTLALMLGAIVGAQLGVRLARKLKSQHVKPLLRIITVLLIMQIVVDYFK
- a CDS encoding response regulator, coding for MTKQIEILIVEDDKRISDIHRRFIEKIEGFQVIGSANTGEEAKDWIISYMPDLVLLDVYLPDTLGTDLLSVIQEHSPDTDIIFITAAAEADIVKKAFRSGVADYMLKPLTFEKFKESLHAYKAKRDILTGKGNVQEELIKSLWNNTVTPINHTESIPPKGIDPMTKDKIVNQIQTIKEGITAESLGLQVGVSRSTARRYLEYLVSERLVYAELTYGTVGRPERRYFIQSS
- a CDS encoding GNAT family N-acetyltransferase, which translates into the protein MITLTKYESQYRTAFENYPLSEEHLTFTAHPLKLLVRSENTPTYNPIVILEEEKVAGFFVLYTGDDKFNYTEEQDSILLRGYSVHPDFQGRGIAKKSMRLLPAFTAKHFPHVNQIVLGVNEANKAAQSVYLQSGFIDEGKRFTGRSGVQIAMSLKLPIPVE
- a CDS encoding AEC family transporter, with amino-acid sequence MVYLGMVFFQVVAPILIMLGIGAGLQLKFQFNLKALSNLITYCLMPAAVFINIYETKVNAGVLSEIVIYLVIFSICLMVLSSIISKLLRLNRNQSAIYKNSIVLINSGNYGIPVSQMLFAANPLGTSIQIIIVIFQNIITYTYGLYNLISSTKSGLDILRSLLRLPLVHALILGAVMNFWDIGIPIFLRIPLDYLANAFISIALITLGAQLAQLDIKTIFNKVILTSTFGRLILGPILALGLILLMGIEGVVAQSLFIASAFPTSRNSSTLALEYDIEANLAAQIVLFSTVVSCITVTIVIYISNILWG
- a CDS encoding LytTR family DNA-binding domain-containing protein, giving the protein MKVSLNIDSDFKETKVKIETPELSDSVQEILDFIKGHETQFLVGKVGEMQHILKPGEIHYFHTENEGVVAITTSGSYKLKEKLYELEEMLPSNKFIRLSKSVIANLHELSRFEASFNGTLCVYFKSGAKEYVSRTYVNAIKEALKMNRRKNE
- a CDS encoding ABC transporter permease, with amino-acid sequence MLITQLKYDLLMFSREIFYLVFSVFVPPAAYIFMGQLFGDQSYAGLSYAQTYTPSYILLITFTVVFFAYGFDQVTHRTTGVEKRIRLSPVSKTTLLLSSIIRSTIITSLGYVLIYAIGMVMYDLQFRFMEALASYGFFILLNAALLIMASAIYSFFKNMNSALVFSIVSFQVVMFTGGFAMPINLMPKFIQVIADFNPLYHMNTLFIAVWNGQLILDNSTLLSIGYILVLVIISLVVISIMNKRKN
- a CDS encoding ABC transporter ATP-binding protein; the protein is MNIIEVSNLKKAYGTNNVLQGVEFQAKAGEVIGVIGKNGAGKSTFLEILMTIKQYDAGKVVVLENDIKSISTNRLEEVRKQISVVLQPTQFYKMLKVEELLKLFKSYYKSSVDIKQIMVDFKLEPYRKKYFDKLSGGWKQIVSLAIAFLSEPKLLILDEPTTGLDPHMRNILWSYITEYNNRTGGTVILTTHNMDEIELYCDKVMLINNGVNEVFDTTEGILASGYSSIHEFYLKKVSI